From a single Sphingosinicellaceae bacterium genomic region:
- a CDS encoding disulfide bond formation protein B: protein MRSNQVANALVLLGSSALLGGALLFQHVGGLAPCEMCLWQRWPHLAAIVLGLLAWALRSNRVVVTLAALATLTSGAIGFFHMGVELHWWTGPTACSAAFNGGSSADIMAQVMATALVRCDTAAWSLFGLSMAGWNGVLSFGIAGGALWLLRKR from the coding sequence ATGCGCTCTAATCAAGTCGCCAACGCCCTCGTCCTGCTCGGGTCGAGCGCGCTGCTCGGCGGGGCATTGCTGTTCCAGCACGTCGGCGGGCTCGCGCCGTGCGAGATGTGCCTGTGGCAGCGCTGGCCGCACCTCGCGGCGATTGTGCTCGGCCTGCTGGCCTGGGCATTGCGCAGCAACCGCGTCGTCGTGACGCTGGCGGCGCTGGCAACGCTCACCAGTGGCGCAATCGGTTTCTTCCACATGGGCGTCGAGCTGCACTGGTGGACTGGGCCGACGGCGTGCAGCGCAGCGTTCAACGGCGGCAGCAGCGCCGACATCATGGCGCAGGTGATGGCGACCGCGCTGGTCCGCTGCGACACGGCGGCGTGGTCCCTGTTCGGGCTTTCGATGGCAGGGTGGAACGGGGTCCTGTCGTTCGGGATCGCTGGAGGCGCGTTGTGGCTACTGAGAAAACGCTAG
- a CDS encoding demethoxyubiquinone hydroxylase family protein, with the protein MIRVDHAGEYGAARIYAGQLAVMGGRAPGSAEIARMKFQEQRHLEVFERLLTERRVRPTLLQPVWHVAGYALGVATALLGPKAAMACTAAVETEIDAHYQSQRDALAGSDPELEAHIADFQAEEVEHKATAIAHGAEEMGGYPLLSAVIRAGCRVAIGVTKRI; encoded by the coding sequence ATGATCCGCGTCGACCACGCGGGCGAGTACGGCGCGGCGCGAATCTATGCCGGGCAGCTGGCGGTGATGGGCGGCCGCGCGCCGGGCAGTGCCGAGATTGCGCGGATGAAGTTCCAGGAGCAGCGCCACCTCGAAGTCTTCGAGCGCCTGCTGACCGAGCGCCGGGTACGGCCGACGCTGCTGCAGCCGGTGTGGCACGTTGCGGGCTATGCGCTCGGCGTGGCGACGGCGCTGCTCGGCCCCAAGGCGGCGATGGCGTGCACGGCCGCCGTCGAGACCGAGATCGACGCGCACTACCAGTCCCAGCGCGACGCGCTCGCGGGCAGCGACCCCGAACTCGAGGCGCACATCGCGGACTTCCAGGCCGAGGAGGTCGAGCACAAGGCGACCGCGATCGCGCACGGGGCCGAGGAGATGGGCGGCTACCCGCTGCTCAGCGCGGTGATCCGCGCAGGATGCCGTGTCGCGATCGGCGTGACGAAGCGAATCTGA
- the rpsL gene encoding 30S ribosomal protein S12 — MPTINQLIRKGREPQKARNKVPAMEACPQKRGVCTRVYTTTPKKPNSALRKVAKLRLTNGFEVIGYIPGEKHNLQEHSVVMIRGGRVKDLPGVRYHIIRGQLDTQGVKDRKQSRSKYGAKRPK; from the coding sequence ATGCCAACGATTAACCAGCTGATCCGCAAGGGTCGCGAGCCGCAGAAGGCCCGCAACAAGGTTCCCGCGATGGAAGCCTGCCCGCAGAAGCGCGGCGTCTGCACGCGCGTCTACACGACGACCCCGAAGAAGCCGAACTCGGCACTCCGCAAGGTCGCCAAGCTGCGCCTGACCAACGGCTTCGAGGTCATCGGATACATCCCGGGTGAGAAGCACAACCTCCAGGAGCACTCGGTCGTCATGATCCGCGGCGGTCGCGTCAAGGACCTTCCCGGCGTGCGCTACCACATCATCCGTGGCCAGCTCGACACCCAGGGCGTCAAGGACCGCAAGCAGTCGCGCTCGAAGTACGGCGCGAAGCGGCCTAAGTAA
- a CDS encoding DedA family protein, giving the protein MLRRLYDRMLELAGRPAAPLWLATVAFIDGAFFTVPPELMQLPMSIARPRHALRYAALGTIASAAGAVIAYYIGAFLFERVGVPILEVTGRTAEFEEFGRAVAGNALLWPLAFLVAPMPAAIAAGSVHLGLLGALTASVIGRGGRFLVVALLLKYYGRAAQGYIERHFHSVAIAVAGLLAVFVVVRYAL; this is encoded by the coding sequence GTGCTGCGCCGCCTCTACGACCGGATGCTCGAACTGGCCGGGCGCCCCGCCGCGCCGCTGTGGCTGGCGACCGTCGCCTTCATCGACGGTGCGTTCTTCACCGTACCGCCCGAGCTGATGCAGCTGCCGATGTCGATCGCACGGCCCCGGCATGCGCTCCGCTACGCCGCGCTCGGCACCATCGCTTCGGCCGCAGGGGCGGTCATTGCCTATTACATCGGCGCGTTCCTGTTCGAGCGCGTCGGCGTGCCGATCCTGGAAGTGACCGGCCGCACCGCCGAGTTCGAGGAGTTCGGGCGCGCCGTCGCCGGCAATGCCTTACTGTGGCCGCTCGCCTTCCTCGTCGCGCCGATGCCCGCGGCGATTGCTGCGGGCAGTGTCCATCTCGGCCTGCTCGGGGCGCTGACCGCCTCGGTCATCGGGCGCGGCGGGCGCTTTCTCGTCGTGGCACTGCTGCTCAAATACTATGGCCGCGCCGCACAGGGCTATATCGAACGCCACTTCCATTCGGTGGCGATTGCTGTCGCGGGCCTGCTCGCGGTGTTCGTGGTGGTTCGCTATGCGCTCTAA
- the rpsG gene encoding 30S ribosomal protein S7 yields MARRRRPEKREILPDPRFGDVILSKFMNLVMVEGKKSVAESIVYNALETVESKTRRDPIGVFHDALANVRPGIEVRSRRVGGATYQVPVEVRPERSQALAIRWLIGAARNRSEHTMAQRLSGELVDAANNRGTAVKKREDSHRMAEANRAFSHYRW; encoded by the coding sequence ATGGCCCGTCGTCGTCGCCCGGAGAAGCGCGAAATTCTCCCCGATCCCCGTTTCGGGGATGTCATCCTTTCCAAGTTCATGAATCTCGTCATGGTCGAAGGCAAGAAGTCGGTCGCTGAGTCGATCGTCTACAATGCCCTCGAGACCGTCGAGTCGAAGACCCGTCGCGATCCGATCGGCGTGTTCCACGATGCACTGGCGAACGTCCGCCCGGGCATCGAGGTGCGCAGCCGCCGCGTCGGTGGTGCGACGTACCAGGTCCCCGTCGAGGTTCGTCCCGAGCGTTCGCAGGCCCTGGCCATTCGCTGGCTGATCGGTGCCGCGCGCAACCGCTCGGAGCACACGATGGCCCAGCGCCTGTCGGGTGAACTGGTCGACGCCGCCAATAACCGCGGTACCGCGGTCAAGAAGCGCGAAGACTCGCATCGCATGGCCGAAGCCAACCGCGCCTTCTCGCATTACCGCTGGTAG
- the hspQ gene encoding heat shock protein HspQ, which translates to MTISGSENDEMATPEGNVAATASFGIGEIVRHKLFPFRGVIFDVDAEFANSDEWWEAIPEPVRPRKDQPFYHLLAENDDAAYVAYVSQQNLIREGDGAEEVGHPAIKQMFGAFEGGRYMLRPEVRN; encoded by the coding sequence ATGACGATTTCCGGTTCAGAGAACGACGAGATGGCGACGCCGGAAGGCAATGTCGCGGCGACCGCCAGCTTCGGCATCGGCGAGATCGTGCGCCACAAGCTGTTTCCGTTCCGCGGCGTGATCTTCGATGTCGACGCCGAGTTCGCCAACTCCGACGAGTGGTGGGAGGCGATTCCCGAGCCGGTGCGCCCGCGCAAGGATCAGCCGTTCTACCACCTCCTCGCCGAGAACGACGACGCCGCCTATGTCGCCTACGTCAGCCAGCAGAATTTGATCCGCGAAGGCGACGGCGCCGAGGAAGTCGGCCACCCCGCAATCAAGCAGATGTTCGGCGCGTTCGAGGGCGGCCGCTACATGCTGCGTCCCGAGGTGCGGAACTAG